A genomic stretch from Nocardia wallacei includes:
- the pstB gene encoding phosphate ABC transporter ATP-binding protein PstB — protein sequence MAKRIDVKDLNIYYGKFHAVADVQLTVLPRSVTAFIGPSGCGKSTVLRSLNRMHEVTPNARVEGAVLLDGEDIYGSQIDPVGVRRTIGMVFQRPNPFPTMSIRDNVVAGLKLQGVRNKKELDEVAERSLKGANLWNEVKDRLDKPGGGLSGGQQQRLCIARAIAVSPDVLLMDEPCSALDPISTLAIEDLIAELKKEFTIVIVTHNMQQAARVSDQTAFFNLEAQGKPGKLIEIDETEKIFSNPSRKETEDYISGRFG from the coding sequence ATGGCCAAGCGGATCGACGTCAAAGATCTCAACATCTACTACGGCAAATTTCACGCCGTCGCCGACGTGCAGCTCACCGTGCTGCCGCGCAGTGTCACCGCCTTCATCGGTCCGTCGGGTTGCGGCAAGTCCACGGTGCTGCGCTCGCTCAACCGCATGCACGAGGTGACGCCGAACGCCCGCGTCGAGGGCGCGGTGCTGCTCGACGGCGAGGACATCTACGGGTCGCAGATCGATCCGGTGGGGGTCCGGCGGACCATCGGGATGGTGTTCCAGCGGCCGAACCCCTTTCCCACCATGTCCATTCGGGACAATGTGGTGGCGGGGTTGAAGCTGCAGGGCGTGCGGAACAAGAAGGAGCTCGACGAGGTCGCCGAGCGGTCGCTCAAGGGCGCCAACCTGTGGAACGAGGTGAAGGATCGGCTCGACAAGCCGGGTGGCGGGCTTTCGGGTGGTCAGCAGCAGCGGTTGTGTATTGCCCGGGCCATCGCGGTCTCGCCTGATGTGCTGCTGATGGACGAGCCTTGTTCGGCTCTGGATCCGATTTCCACTCTGGCTATCGAGGATTTGATCGCGGAGTTGAAGAAGGAATTCACCATCGTCATTGTCACGCACAACATGCAGCAGGCGGCTCGGGTCAGTGATCAGACCGCGTTTTTCAATCTCGAGGCTCAGGGCAAGCCGGGTAAATTGATCGAGATCGATGAGACCGAGAAGATTTTCTCCAATCCTTCTCGTAAGGAGACCGAGGACTATATCTCGGGGCGGTTCGGGTAG
- the pstA gene encoding phosphate ABC transporter permease PstA, whose amino-acid sequence MATTTLDRPIKAPAFRTISLSRRIRNQAATAVMWLCFAIALIPLCWVLILVLSKGFDAVVSSGWWGKSQKGVLPDQYAGGVYHAIYGTIVQSAVAAVIAVPLGIMAAIYLVEYGRGWLARTTTFMVDILAGVPSIVAALFVFALWIATLGAPQSALAVALALVLLMLPVVVRSTEEMLKLVPDELREASYALGIPKWKTILRIVVPTALPGMISGMLLAVARVMGETAPVLVLVGYSKSINTNLFDGNMASLPLLIYQELANPEPAGRWRVWGAALTLILIIALLYLGAAVVNKLLTRNR is encoded by the coding sequence ATGGCGACAACAACTCTCGACCGCCCGATCAAGGCGCCCGCGTTCCGGACCATCAGTCTGAGCCGCAGGATCCGCAACCAGGCCGCCACCGCCGTGATGTGGCTGTGCTTCGCGATCGCGCTGATCCCCCTGTGCTGGGTGCTGATCCTGGTGCTCAGCAAGGGTTTCGACGCCGTCGTCAGCAGTGGTTGGTGGGGCAAGTCGCAGAAGGGCGTGCTGCCCGATCAGTACGCCGGCGGTGTGTACCACGCCATCTACGGCACCATCGTGCAGTCCGCCGTGGCCGCCGTGATCGCGGTGCCGCTGGGCATCATGGCCGCCATCTATCTGGTCGAGTACGGCCGCGGCTGGCTGGCCCGGACCACCACGTTCATGGTCGACATCCTGGCCGGGGTGCCGTCGATCGTCGCCGCGCTGTTCGTCTTCGCGCTCTGGATCGCCACCCTCGGCGCTCCGCAGAGTGCCCTCGCGGTCGCGCTGGCGCTGGTGCTGCTGATGCTGCCGGTCGTGGTCCGCAGCACCGAGGAAATGCTCAAGCTCGTACCCGACGAGCTGCGCGAGGCGTCCTACGCCCTGGGGATACCGAAATGGAAGACCATCCTTCGGATCGTGGTGCCGACCGCGCTGCCGGGCATGATCAGCGGCATGCTGCTGGCGGTGGCGCGAGTCATGGGCGAGACCGCGCCCGTGCTGGTATTGGTCGGCTACTCGAAGTCCATCAATACCAACCTTTTCGACGGGAACATGGCGTCGCTGCCGCTGCTGATCTATCAGGAGCTGGCCAACCCGGAGCCGGCCGGCCGGTGGCGGGTGTGGGGCGCGGCCCTGACGCTGATCCTGATCATCGCGCTGCTGTATCTGGGAGCCGCGGTCGTCAACAAGCTGCTCACCCGGAACCGATAG
- the phoU gene encoding phosphate signaling complex protein PhoU, translated as MRVIYNEQMADLANMLGEMAGLAGSAMDRATQSLLQADLTLAEQVISEHDQIAEMITQAEEKAFALLALQAPVAGDLRQVVSAIQIVSDVNRMGALALHVAKVARRRHPNHALPEAVNGYFAEMGRIAVNMGKAAQEVLETRDPERAAQLNQDDEAMDDLHRHLFTLLMDREWKYGVAPAVDVTLLGRYYERFADHAVEIGRRVVFLVTGVLPPDEDAEVEHI; from the coding sequence ATGCGTGTCATCTACAACGAACAAATGGCCGATCTCGCCAATATGCTGGGCGAGATGGCCGGCCTCGCGGGCTCCGCGATGGACCGGGCGACGCAGTCGCTGCTGCAGGCCGATCTCACGCTGGCCGAACAGGTGATCAGCGAGCACGATCAGATCGCCGAGATGATCACGCAGGCCGAGGAGAAGGCGTTCGCACTGCTCGCGTTGCAGGCCCCCGTCGCCGGTGACCTGCGCCAGGTGGTCAGCGCGATCCAGATCGTCTCGGACGTGAACCGGATGGGCGCCCTGGCGCTGCACGTCGCCAAGGTCGCCCGGCGCCGGCATCCGAACCACGCGTTACCCGAGGCCGTCAACGGCTACTTCGCCGAGATGGGTCGCATCGCGGTGAATATGGGCAAGGCGGCCCAGGAGGTCCTCGAGACGCGCGACCCCGAGCGGGCCGCGCAGCTCAACCAGGACGACGAGGCGATGGACGACCTGCACCGCCATCTGTTCACCCTGCTGATGGACCGGGAGTGGAAGTACGGCGTCGCCCCCGCCGTCGACGTCACCCTGCTGGGCCGTTACTACGAGCGTTTCGCCGACCACGCGGTCGAGATCGGCCGTCGCGTGGTGTTCCTGGTGACCGGCGTGCTCCCGCCGGACGAGGACGCGGAGGTCGAGCACATCTAG
- a CDS encoding DHA2 family efflux MFS transporter permease subunit — MVVSTLARAGGSPALRVRVFALLAICLAELLVVLDNTLVNVALPSMAVQLQARMSGLQWIVDAFTLAFAGLLLALGHLGDRFGRRRVMVIGLGGVAVMSAAGALSTSLGQVIAARAGMGVFAAAVFPATLALIINLFPEARLRAAAIALWTAMAGVAVAVGPVTGGWLLEYFSWHSVFWINVPIALIAIAAVLLLVPESRAEHAGRLDVVGILLSLVAVTALVWTIIEAPKNGWLAGRSMTGYVVAAVLLAGYVAWELRVEAPVLDVRLFRIRRFSVPALAITVSYFCAFGFLFLITQYFQGVKEFSALEFGIHSLPFAAAVGVGAPVATLVAQRIGTTATVLSGLLLLAVGMYLAGQVKVETPYVGTVLVSMVLMGVGFGVVQGPATASIMGAVPEHEAGAGSAVNDTTREVGGTLGVAVLGSIMTSTYTANVGARIDAIPSAIMNPDQKSIARDTPISVLEIVKAPISPFFAGAKTDLVHAMKVAALEGAQAASYLAVGALLVCAVAVAVLLPWRPERTESPLLAWRERD, encoded by the coding sequence ATGGTTGTCTCGACGTTGGCACGGGCCGGGGGATCGCCCGCGCTACGGGTGCGGGTGTTCGCGCTGTTGGCGATCTGTCTCGCGGAATTGCTCGTGGTACTGGACAACACGTTGGTGAATGTGGCACTGCCTTCGATGGCGGTGCAGTTGCAGGCCCGGATGAGTGGGCTGCAGTGGATCGTGGATGCTTTCACGTTGGCGTTCGCGGGGTTGCTGCTGGCGCTGGGGCACCTGGGGGATCGGTTCGGGCGGCGGCGGGTGATGGTCATCGGGCTGGGGGGAGTCGCGGTGATGTCCGCCGCGGGGGCCTTGTCCACCTCGCTCGGGCAGGTGATCGCCGCTCGGGCGGGGATGGGAGTCTTTGCGGCGGCGGTGTTTCCGGCGACGCTGGCGTTGATCATCAACCTGTTTCCGGAGGCTCGGCTGCGGGCGGCGGCTATCGCCCTGTGGACGGCGATGGCGGGGGTCGCGGTGGCTGTCGGGCCGGTTACGGGCGGGTGGCTGCTGGAGTACTTCAGCTGGCATTCGGTCTTCTGGATCAATGTGCCCATCGCGCTGATCGCGATCGCGGCCGTGCTGCTGCTGGTGCCGGAGTCGCGGGCCGAGCACGCGGGGCGCTTGGACGTCGTCGGAATCCTGCTGTCGCTGGTGGCGGTGACGGCTCTGGTCTGGACGATTATCGAAGCGCCGAAAAACGGCTGGCTGGCCGGGCGCAGCATGACCGGCTATGTGGTCGCGGCCGTGCTGCTGGCCGGATATGTCGCCTGGGAACTGCGGGTGGAAGCCCCGGTGCTCGATGTGCGGCTGTTCCGGATCCGGCGCTTCTCGGTGCCCGCGCTGGCCATCACCGTGTCCTACTTCTGCGCCTTCGGCTTCCTGTTTCTGATCACCCAGTACTTCCAGGGCGTGAAGGAGTTCAGCGCGCTGGAGTTCGGAATTCACTCGCTGCCCTTCGCGGCGGCGGTGGGCGTCGGCGCCCCGGTCGCGACGTTGGTCGCGCAGCGCATCGGCACCACGGCGACGGTGTTGTCGGGGCTGCTGCTGCTCGCCGTGGGCATGTACCTGGCGGGGCAGGTGAAGGTCGAAACGCCTTATGTCGGAACGGTTCTGGTGTCCATGGTGCTGATGGGCGTCGGCTTCGGAGTGGTGCAGGGGCCCGCCACCGCATCGATCATGGGCGCCGTCCCGGAGCACGAGGCCGGTGCGGGCTCGGCGGTCAACGACACCACGCGCGAGGTGGGCGGGACGCTCGGGGTCGCGGTGCTCGGGTCGATCATGACCTCCACCTACACCGCGAACGTCGGCGCCCGCATCGACGCCATCCCGTCGGCGATCATGAACCCGGACCAGAAGAGCATCGCCCGCGACACGCCGATCAGCGTGCTCGAGATTGTCAAGGCGCCGATCAGCCCGTTCTTCGCCGGTGCGAAGACCGACCTGGTCCACGCCATGAAGGTGGCCGCGCTGGAAGGCGCGCAGGCGGCGTCGTACCTCGCGGTCGGCGCGCTACTGGTCTGCGCCGTCGCAGTAGCGGTGTTGCTGCCCTGGCGGCCGGAGCGCACCGAGTCGCCGTTGCTCGCCTGGCGCGAGCGGGACTAG